The window GTAAACAAGTCGTGCGATTAAAAAGTGGCGATCCGTTTATTTTTGGTCGCTGTACCGAGGAAACTCAGGCATTAATTGCTGCTAATTGTCCTTTTGAAGTAGTGCCGGGAATTTCCAGCGCTTTGGCAGCACCTTTACTAGCAGGAATTCCGCTAACAGATCCCGTCCTCAGTCGATGTTTTGCGGTTATTACTGCCCACGACACGCAAGCTTTAGATTGGGAGACGCTAGCGCGGATAGAGACGCTGGCGATCTTGATGGGGGGGCGACAGTTGGGTGAAATTGTATATCAGTTGCACAGACACGGGCGATCGCTGCAAACCCCAGTAGCAATAATTCGTTGGGCAGGGTGTCCTCAACAACATACTTGGACGGGTCAACTTGGTAATATAATCGAGCAAACCGCTGGAGAATCTCTCTCTCCGTCAGTGATAGTAATTGGAGAAGTGGTGGGGTTGCGCGAGTATATGCGATCGCCACTTGTTCCGCAGGCTTCTACTATGTCCTGGGGTTTGCCCGCCCAAACACAAGAACCCGATAAAGTTGAAATGTGCCTTCTTCAAACAACTGCAAAACAGCCACTGGCAGGTAAAACTATATTAGTGACGCGATCTGCTGGTCAGTCGAGCCAATTTAGCGATCGCCTACAGCAAGAGGGTGCAACTGTAATCGAAATGCCAGCTTTGGAAATAGGCCCCCCAACGAGTTGGGAAGCCCTTGATAATGCGATCGCGCACATTACAGACTTCGATTGGTTGATTCTTACTTCTACCAACGGCGTAGACTATTTCTTTGAGCGGTTGTTCGCTGCGGGTAAAGATACCCGTGCTTTGGCTGGCGTCAAAATCGCAGTCGTTGGTGAGAAGACGGCTGCTAGTCTCAAAAAGCGGGGGTTACAGCCCGACTTTATCCCCCCAGATTTTGTTGCAGATTCGCTCGTCGAATACTTTCCATCGCAACTCAAAGGCCAAAAAATTCTATTTCCTAGAGTCGAAACGGGTGGACGGGAAGTTTTGGTGAAAGAGTTAAGCAGCAATGGCGCAGAAGTTGTTGAGGTGGCGGCTTATGAGTCGCGGTGTCCGGCTATCGCATCACCAGAAGCGTTGGATGCTCTCCAGAACGGCACCGTAGATGTAATTACTTTTGCCAGCTCTAAAACAGTGCAATATTTTTGTCAGTTAGTAAGGGCATACCTACCATCCGATTGGTTAGATGGCGTATGTATCGCTTCGATTGGCCCCCAAACCTCCAAAACCTGCCTGCAACTGTTGGGAAGAGTTGATGTAGAAGCTCAGGAGTATACTTTGGAGGGCTTATTTCAATCCCTGCTGGGAATTGATACAGCCTCTCCTCACCCCCAATAAGTTAAACCGAGCATAGATTTCGAGTGCATTCTACCGAGAGCGAGCCTTGCGTGGTATTTTATCTTCACGAGAACCGCTATAACGCAGGCTAGTTTTGTGATGTAGGCAACAGCATACGCACAATAAACGGTTTCGTAGTGGGTTTAGGCTTCACCTAAAACTCTGAACCAGCCTCGGTAAACGCTGTGCTGGATTCGTCTAATTAAGAGTCTCTCTTCTAAAGTCGCGCAATCTTCTGCCATGGCATATTCAATTTTTTGCCAGTCAGATTTAGTAACATTATGAGATAGGGAAGCTTTGATAAATATTTCTTCTATTAGGGAAGCTGATTTAGTTTGCATAGTTACGAGGTAATACTCAACTACAGCTTATTGTCGCCCTTCTTTCGAGATAAAGCATTGGCCTAATATCTACTTGCATCTACGCAATATGGCTGAGATCCACTTATTGGTGAGATGGGGGTTAATTAATTGTGCAGGTGTTTATACTGTCTGGCTCAACTTCGAGCAAGCCTTTGGAGGATAGTGTTAAGCAAGCGAGCGAGCGATCGCGCCAACCAAAAAAGCCCATCTTACTGGGGAGCAGCATAGAGAAGTTCAAGATTTCAATCCCTAATAGGGCTTAGTACGCAGCCAGCCTGACCCTAGCAAGTCAAACGTCTTATTATCGCCATTTTGCATATCCCACCCTATTGACTCAGTCGTTGTACTCTATCCCCATGAGAACCGCTATAACATCGCTCCAGGCTGTTCAACATCTCGTGGCATTTAGACTTTGCTCATCTGCAAGCAGCTTGCGCTTCCGCTTAATCATGCTTGTCCTAGTCGCTGTCGTCCCCTCTTTCGGGCTGACATTTTACACCTACATGGAGCAGCGCCGCCAGGAAGCAATTGAGGTGAAGGAAAATGCGCTGCGGCTCACCAAGATTGCTTCAAACAGCCAAGGGCAATTAATAGAGAGTACGCGCGGGCTTCTGGTGACGCTGGCACAACTGGAGCAAGTGCGCCAGCAAGACTCGCAGCAGTGTAACGCTATCTTCGCCAAGCTGGGGCAAGAATACCCAATGTATGCGAACTTAGGAGTCGCTGCGCTGGATGGCACGGTGTTTTGCGAGTCGGTCGTATTGTCCAAGGCTGTTAAAGTAAGCAGCAAAGGCTGGTTTCAGCGTGCGGTTCAAACGCGAAAATTTGCCGTTGGCGGATATCAGATTGGCCCGATTAGTAATAAGCCAGAGTTAGTTTTTGCTTATCCCGTCCTCAATAAGACCGATCGGGTCGAGGCTGTAGTTTTTGCAGATCTGGAGCTAGAGTGGCTGAATCAACTCGCTGCTGCTGCCGATCTACCGCCTGGGTCGGCATTTACAGTCATAGATGACAAGGGGACGATTTTAGCGCGTTATCCCAACCCAGAAAAATGGGTCGGGCGGTCGGTAACGGAAGCACCTATCGTCAAGGAAGTGCTGACTCAACAACACAAAGGCACAGTAGAATCTTTAGGCTTGGATGGCGTATCGCGGTTATATGCATTCGCGCCGCTGGGTAGCGCAAGCGATGGCAGCAAAACATATATAAGCATCGGCATCCCCGCAGCCGTGGCCCTTGCTGAAGCCGACAAGGCGCTAGCCCGCAACTTGAGTTGGTTGGGGTTTATAGGGATATTGGCGATCGCTTCTGCTTGGGTAGCTAGCGACTTGTTTGTTTTGCGTCAGGTACAGGCACTCTTAAAGGCGACGCAGCGATTGAGAGCAGGCGATCTGAGCGTCCGCACTGGTGCGTCTGACGAACCGGGGGAACTTAGCCAGCTAGCTTACACTTTTGACACGATGACAGCAGCCCTAGAACGCGAAGTTATAGAGCGCGATGCCGCAGAAGCAGCCTTGCAAAAAAGCTACAGCCTGTTACAAGCTGTGTTTGAAGGCACTACAGATGCTGTCTTTGTCAAGGATGTTCAGGGGCGCTATCTGATGGCCAACTCCATAACTGCCCGACTCATGGGAAAACCTGTAGAGGAAATTATCGGGCATGATGACTCAGAGCTATTACCCCTAGAGGTTGCCCGTCAAATTATGGAGAATGACCGCAAAACTCTAAATACGGGTCAGACTCACACTATTGAAGAAACCATCGCCGTCCACAACACTACCCTTACTTACCTTTCCACCAAAGGAGTCTATCGCGATCTGCAAGGAAACATCATCGGTATGATTTGCATCTCGCGGGACATCAGCGATCGCAAAGCTGCTGAAGAAGCACTGCGAGAAATCAACCAAAAGCTCGAAGCGCTGGTTGAATCTGCGCCCGTCGCCATCAACATTATCGATGCATCGGGAAAAGTTCGTTTGTGGAATCCAACTGCCGAACGGCTCTTTGCTTGGAGCGAACAAGAAGTTCTTGGACATCCTACACCTATAGTTCCCTCAAATAAACGAGATAAGTTCTTCAAGCTGCTTGAGGACGTGTTGCAAGGACACTGTTTCACCAGTTTGGAAACACAATGCTTAAAAAAGGACGGTTCTGTGATCGATGTCAGTCTCTCAACTTCTCCGCTGCACAATGCCAAGGGCGACCCCATCGGCGCAATGGGTATCATTGCTGACATCACCGAGAGCAAGCGCATGGAGCGGGAACGCGAATATTTGTTGCATCGGCTCAGATTAGAAGCCGAAGACCTTGCTGCGCTTAGCACCGTCACCGCCAATGCTATCAGCACCTTAAATCTGGATGAACTGCTGAACGTGCTGCTACAGCGAATTGTGCAAGTGACGCAGGCAGATACGGCAACGATCTTGCTCAAAGAAGATGACCAGCTAGTTATTAAGGCTGGCATTGGCATCGATGAACAATTAGAATTAGGCCACGCCATTCCTATCGGCCCAAGCTTTGCAGGCATAATTGCCTTAACAATGCAGCCCTTGTATGTGGAAGATGCTCAAAATTCCCCAGGGGTAATGGTCAATCATTTTCACAAGCCGCAGGGTATAAAGACGATACTAGGCGTGCCGCTGAAGCGCAACGGCAGTTTGATCGGGGTTTTGCACGTTGCTTGGAGCAAGATTCATCCATTCAGCGATCGCGCTCTTCACCTGTTGGAAATTACCGCGGAACGCTGTGCGATGGCGATTCTCAATGCCAAGTTGTATGAGGAGTTAGGAAAAAGAGAGGAACTTTATCGCACGCTTACGCGGAACTTCCCTAACGGCGCGGTGTTTTTGTTTGACCGCGATTTGCGCTACACCCTGGCTGAAGGATTGGGTTTAGAAGCCGTCGGTGTTTCTAAAGAGTTTTTTGAAGGAAAGACAATTTGGGAGACATTACCGCCTGAAACTTGCGAACACATCGAGCCACATTATCGGGCAGCTTTGGCGGGAACTAGAACTACCTTTGAAATGCTGTATGCAGAGCGTATCTATTTAGTGCATACACTTCCAGTGAAAAACGAGCGCGGTCAAATTTTTGCGGGCATGGCAATGACGCAAGATATCACCGAACGCAAGTGTGCCGAAGAGCAACTGCGGTTCTATGCATTTTACGATTCGCTCACAGGGCTGCCCAACCGGGCTTGGTTTTTGGAGCGACTAGAGAAATCCATAGAGGAGGCTAAAGAACAACCAGATCGTTTGTTTGCTGTTTTGTTGCTAGATTTGGCTCGCTTCCAAATGGTTAAATACAGCCTGGGGCATATAGTTGCCGATCAACTGCTGACCGCTACGGCAATTAAGTTGAGTGGGTGTCTGCGTCCTAATGATGCGATCGCCAG of the Microcoleus sp. FACHB-831 genome contains:
- the cobA gene encoding uroporphyrinogen-III C-methyltransferase; the encoded protein is MKERSGKVYLVGAGPGDVGYLTVKAQQLLTQAEVLIYDALVDAQLVDLVPKNCLKLDVGKRGGQPSTPQTEINSLLVKQCQQGKQVVRLKSGDPFIFGRCTEETQALIAANCPFEVVPGISSALAAPLLAGIPLTDPVLSRCFAVITAHDTQALDWETLARIETLAILMGGRQLGEIVYQLHRHGRSLQTPVAIIRWAGCPQQHTWTGQLGNIIEQTAGESLSPSVIVIGEVVGLREYMRSPLVPQASTMSWGLPAQTQEPDKVEMCLLQTTAKQPLAGKTILVTRSAGQSSQFSDRLQQEGATVIEMPALEIGPPTSWEALDNAIAHITDFDWLILTSTNGVDYFFERLFAAGKDTRALAGVKIAVVGEKTAASLKKRGLQPDFIPPDFVADSLVEYFPSQLKGQKILFPRVETGGREVLVKELSSNGAEVVEVAAYESRCPAIASPEALDALQNGTVDVITFASSKTVQYFCQLVRAYLPSDWLDGVCIASIGPQTSKTCLQLLGRVDVEAQEYTLEGLFQSLLGIDTASPHPQ
- a CDS encoding EAL domain-containing protein: MRTAITSLQAVQHLVAFRLCSSASSLRFRLIMLVLVAVVPSFGLTFYTYMEQRRQEAIEVKENALRLTKIASNSQGQLIESTRGLLVTLAQLEQVRQQDSQQCNAIFAKLGQEYPMYANLGVAALDGTVFCESVVLSKAVKVSSKGWFQRAVQTRKFAVGGYQIGPISNKPELVFAYPVLNKTDRVEAVVFADLELEWLNQLAAAADLPPGSAFTVIDDKGTILARYPNPEKWVGRSVTEAPIVKEVLTQQHKGTVESLGLDGVSRLYAFAPLGSASDGSKTYISIGIPAAVALAEADKALARNLSWLGFIGILAIASAWVASDLFVLRQVQALLKATQRLRAGDLSVRTGASDEPGELSQLAYTFDTMTAALEREVIERDAAEAALQKSYSLLQAVFEGTTDAVFVKDVQGRYLMANSITARLMGKPVEEIIGHDDSELLPLEVARQIMENDRKTLNTGQTHTIEETIAVHNTTLTYLSTKGVYRDLQGNIIGMICISRDISDRKAAEEALREINQKLEALVESAPVAINIIDASGKVRLWNPTAERLFAWSEQEVLGHPTPIVPSNKRDKFFKLLEDVLQGHCFTSLETQCLKKDGSVIDVSLSTSPLHNAKGDPIGAMGIIADITESKRMEREREYLLHRLRLEAEDLAALSTVTANAISTLNLDELLNVLLQRIVQVTQADTATILLKEDDQLVIKAGIGIDEQLELGHAIPIGPSFAGIIALTMQPLYVEDAQNSPGVMVNHFHKPQGIKTILGVPLKRNGSLIGVLHVAWSKIHPFSDRALHLLEITAERCAMAILNAKLYEELGKREELYRTLTRNFPNGAVFLFDRDLRYTLAEGLGLEAVGVSKEFFEGKTIWETLPPETCEHIEPHYRAALAGTRTTFEMLYAERIYLVHTLPVKNERGQIFAGMAMTQDITERKCAEEQLRFYAFYDSLTGLPNRAWFLERLEKSIEEAKEQPDRLFAVLLLDLARFQMVKYSLGHIVADQLLTATAIKLSGCLRPNDAIARVGSDEFAILLPQIREPQDAIRVAERIQQQLTSPFNLDGHELFCSASVGIVLSSMDYRQPEDYLQAADTAMHQAKKSGKVPHAVFVPAMHTGAIARLQLETDLRRALKRQEFRLYYQPIVSLKSGTIKGFEALVRWQHPERGMVSPAEFIPLAEETGLIVPLGAWVLRESCRQMRVWQLAFPNCTEDVTISVNLSGIQIIQPGMIEQIDEILQETELDPSCLKLEITESVIMDNAEFVRNLLEQLKARNILLCIDDFGTGYSSLSYLHRWPIDTLKIDRSFVNGIGVEGHSREIIWTIVTLAGNLGMEVVAEGVETAQQLTQLRMLKRECHYGQGYYFSKPVDSVKAGQLLAADLQW